AAACCTGAAGCCTTCGAGGCGCATGGGCCACAGGATGCGGTGGAACGGCAGGTCTGGGAACTGGTTCAGGCAATGGGGATGCAGGCCGATGTTCTCGTGTCCAGTTTCGAATGGCAGGCGCTCGAACGTCTGCGGAATCTGGATGCCGGTATCGCCCTGGGCCTGCTTTCCGATGTGCCGGCAAACGACAGCCTGTTTCACTGGTACCGGCGGGTCCGGGGGTTCTCCTGGCACCCGGACTACCGCGTACTGACCCCTTCGCAGGTAAAGACGCTGCACAATATGGGCGCCAAGGTGTTCCCCTATGCCGTGGATGGGAAGATCGACGCTGCCGGCATGCTGGCCATGGGGGTCGACGGGTTGATTCTGGACGACCCCCGAGAGGTGCCTGCCGATTGCCAGCCGACGGCGGGTCACCCTGACGCCGTGGAAAAAAATTAGCCATTTACGGTTCTCTGACTTGAGTTTTCGGGCATCTTGCTCCCTTGCTCCGCATGGGAGCACCATTGAATTTCCATGGAGAGGACAATTATGGTGCCACCGGTGCTTTTCGAAGTGGATCATCAGACGGCGGTCATCACGCTGAACCGCCCCGAGCGGCGCAATGCCATCAACCAGCAACTGCTGGTTCATCTATACGACGCCCTGGATGCGGTGGCCGGCCGCGAGGATATCCGGGTGGCCATCATTACCGGCAACGGGCCTTCGTTTTGCGCGGGCCTGGATCTGGAAGCCATCGGCAGAGAAAACCTTTTCGATCCCCGGGGAGACGGCAGCGACCTGCCGGATCTGATGCGGGCCTGCAAAAAGCCCATTATCGCAGCGGTCAACGGCCATGCCATTACCGGCGGGTTCGAGCTGGCCCTGAATTGCGATTTCATCATCGCCGCCGAAAACGCCCAGTTTGCCGATACCCATGCCCGCGTGGGCATTCATCCCGGCTGGGGCATGACCCAGCTGCTTCAGCAGACCGTGGGCCAACGCCGGGCCAAGCAGATCTCCTTCGCCTGCCAGCCCGTTTACGCCCATACCGCCCTGGCCTGGGGGTTGGTCAATGAGATCCTGCCTGGCGAGCAGCTGCTGGAGCGCGCCAAAACCATTGCCGCCCAGATCGTTCAGACCGATCCGCAATTGCTGAGCATTATCAAAACCCTGATCGAAAACCGCAACCATGGCCCCCTGGACCAGGCCTTCGATCAGGAAAGGAACGGGCTGCGGAAATTTTTACGGGAGAAAATCCGTCAATTCAAGGGGGCCGGAGCGACGGAAGCACTAAAAAAGGAGTAGCCTTTTGGGACGCTATCTCATGCTGGACATCGGCGCCGGCACCATGGACATGCTCTGTTTCGACACCGACCAGGACCTGCATTACAAGGCGGTGGTGCGCTCTCCGGTGCGGGTTCTGGCCGACGAGATCCGCCAGAGCCGAGGCAACCTGGTGGCCACCGGCGTTGAAATGGGAGGCGGTCCGGTTTCCCAGGCCCTGATCGAGCGGACCCAAACCAACGAGGTGGTCATGTCGACATCCGCGGCGGCCACCATCCATCACGACGTGGAAAAGGTGACGGCCCACGGCATCCGCGTGGTGGCTGACGACGAAGCCGAGGGGCTCATCGGCAATCCGGATTTCAGTTCCATCCGCAGCGGGGATCTTCAGATCGAACGCATCCGCCGGCTCGTGAAGGGATTGGGCTTGCCTTTTTCTTTCGATGCCGTCGCCATCTGCGCCCAGGACCACGGCGTTCCCCCGGCGGGCGTGTCCCACCTGGATTTCAGGCATCAGATGTTTACGGCGGTTTTGGAAAAGGAGCCAACCCCACATACACTGCTTTACCGGTCCGACGAAGTCCCGGTGGAGATGAACCGGCTGAAAAGCATCGCCGAAGACGCACGGTCCCTGCCGGCAGACCGGATTTACGTCATGGACTCGGGAATGGCCGCCATTCTGGGCGCCTCCAAAGATATCCTGGCTTCCGGCATGCAGCGACTTCTCGTGCTGGATATCGCCACCTCCCACACCGTGGGTGCAGCCCTTGAAGACGGCGTGCTGTGCGGATTTTTCGAGTATCACACCCGGGACGTTACCGTGGAGCGGCTGGACCGGCTGCTCGAAGATCTTCCCGACGGAAAGCTCTCCCACCGCCAAATTCTTGAAGAAGGCGGACATGGGGCATACAGCCGCAGCGCCTTTGGCTATGACCAGGTCCAGCGGATTCTGGCCACCGGTCCCCGGCGGCGGATGGCGGCGTCATCCGCGCTGCCCATTGTTTTCGGCGCGCCCTGGGGAGACAACATGATGACCGGAACGGTGGGGTTGCTGGAAGCCGTCCGCCGGCGTGAAGGGCTGCCGGAATTGTGTTACCTGTAAAGGAGTTCTCAACCTGGCATGAAATCCAAGACGATTCTCCTGTTGGTGTTTTGTGGGATGTTGGCGGTCGCGCTGGTCGTTTTTCGGCTCCACAGCCTCTGGCATTTCAGATCCATCGAGCCTGTGGTCCCGGGTGACTGCACCGTCGTTTCCGGCCTGGTGGGCGTCGAGGATATCGCCGTGGATCCGCATTCCGGGTTGGCCTACCTGTCCGTCTGCGACCGCCGGGCCGTCGCGGCGGGCCAACCGCCCAACGGTGGGATTTGGGTTTACGATCTCAACGTCAACGACCCGGTTCCGCTCCAACTGGAAACGGGATTGGGCGATGATTTCCAACCCCACGGCATCGACCTGCTTTTCGGCCCGTCCGGTGCGGTGGGCCTGTTTGTGGTCAACCACGGCCAGGGCCGGCACACCGTAGAGCTGTTCGACATAAACGGCGGGCAGCTTGCCCATCGCAAAACCGTCCAGGATCCGCTGATCGTGAGCCCCAACGATGTGACCGCCGTGGCCGGCAATCGTTTTTACGTGACCAACGATCACGGCAGTCACGGCGCCTTCGGCAAGACCCTGGAGGACTATCTGGGCCTGAAGCGGTCCGGGGTGGTCTATTACGACGGGAACAGGTGCCGGAACGTGGCCGGGGGCATCGGCTATGCCAACGGCATCGCCTTGGGACCCGGCGGCAGCAGCGTGTATGTCTGCGCCTGCAGCGAGGGTACCGTGCGGGAGTATGGGCGCGACGCCGGCAGCGGTGCGTTGGCTCTGAAGCAGACGGTCGCCTGCGGCACCGCCGTGGACAACGTGGATGTGGACGCCTCCGGCGCCTTGTGGATCGGCGCCCACCCCAAGCCGCTGAAATTCGCCCGTCACGCCCGATCCGCCCGCCATCGTTCACCCAGCGAGGTGATCCGGCTGACCCCCCGGCCGGACGGTACCTTCGAGCAGCAGACCGTTTACCTGGATGACGGGAACCAGCTGTCCGGCTGCAGTGTGGCCGTGGCGTTCCGGGACCGGCTGCTGGTCGGCAGTGTGTTCGAACCGTTTTTTCTGGATTGGCGCCTGAATCCGTAGGTCGTCAAAACCGATTCGAGGAGATCGCTTTATGACGGATGAACCGCACCGGGCGGCCATCGACGCCTATATTCAAAACGATGCCTTCGCCCGGTTTTTAAAGGCCGAGGTCGAGATTGTGGCCCCGGGGCACAGCCGGGTGTCGTTGACGGTTACCGAACAGATGACCAATTTTCACGGGGTCACCCACGGCGGGGTGATCTTTGCCCTGGGTGACATGGCTTTTGCCGCTGCCAGCAATTCCCGCGGGCAGGTGGCCGTGGCCCTGAATGTGAGCATTCATTTCCTCAACCCCTCCAGGGTGGGCGACCGCCTGGTGGCTGAAGCCAAAGAGTGCCACCTGGGAGGCCGGACAGGCCTCTATGAAATTACCGTAATCGAGGAGAAAACCGGTACCCTCATCGCCCGCAGTCAGGATCTGGTTTATCGCAAGAAAAAATGGTTTGTAGAGCCGGAGAGCCAATAGATTACAGCAATTGTGAAATGTAGGTAAACCGGACGTTTTCGCTTTCCGGCGTTTCCAGAAAGCGCTGGATTCCCGCCAGGGTTTCCGGCCGGGGATGGCCGATCCCGATGGCGCGGCCGTACTTTGAAGCGATTTTTCCCAGACGCTTCATCTGCCCGAAAACCGCTTTTTCATTCCGCTGGGTATCCAGAAACAGATCTCTTCGAATGGTGTCGACGCCCATCTGCCGTGCACGGGCAAAGGCGGTGGAGTGTCCGGTGGTCAGGCTGTCCACAAAAAACAGATCGTTGGCCCGGACGGCATCCAGGGCCTGGTCCATTTTTCGGGGAAGCTGGGTGTATCGGGAACCCATGTGGTTGTTGACCCCGACGATATGGGGCAGGGTCGCAATGTTTTCGGCCACCACATCGCGCACTTGTTCCGGCCGGTCATCGACAAAGATGGCCCCCGGGCCGGGGTCAACGCGGGTGCTGAAAGGCTCCATGGGCTGGTGGAGCATGATTTCGTGACCGCTGTCGTGCAGTGCCCGGGCAGAGGCTTCGGAACAGCAAAGCCGGGGCAGAATTGAAAAGGTGATGGGGATGCCGGCCGTAAGAAATTGTTCGGCCCGCGTAAGGTTGAAACCGATGTCGTCGATGATCAGGGCAATTCGGGGATCGGCGGCTTTTGGTGGCATGAAGATTTCGGCAGCGGCAGGGATGTGGGTGGCGAAGATCCCCCCGAAAAGAAGGCCGGCGCTTTTCGCCAGGAACGTCCGTCGATCCATTCGTTGTCGTTTGCTTCCCCGGCCTGCTGCCAGCCATGCCGCCCTTCTGGCGGGATAAAGGGTCTTTTCTCAGGGCGATTCCGATCGAATCGCGGTGAAGCTTGCCTGATTGTTTATACCGCTGGTTGGATATGGGATCAACCCTTATCGCTATATATAGTTAGCCAGAGCCCGCTTGTTCCCCCCGAGACATCTCCGATACGACCCGACCCAGGCGCTGGATGGCCGGCAGGGCTTCGTCCGACCAGTTGGCGGCATTGAGGCGGATGAAATTGCGATAGCGGTCTCCCGTGGAAAACAGATGGCCGGGCGTGATGGCGATGCCTTCGTTAAGGGCCAGCCGGTAAAGTTTCAGGGCATCGACGACCTCGGGCAGCTCGATCCATAGCAGATAGCCCCCGGCGGGATCGGTAACCCGGATGTCGGTGGGAAAGAAACGGATCACCGCCCGCCGCAGTCCGGCCAGCCGCTGCCGGTAAACGCGCCGAATCCGGCGCAGATGCTGGCGATACCCGCCTTCGGCCATGAAGGCCGCCACGGCCACCTGGGACAAGGTGGGCGCGGCCAGGCTGACGCTGTATTTCAGCCAGGCCACCGTCGAACGGTAGCGGCCGGCGGCCGCCCATCCCACCCTGAGTCCCGGCGAGAGCGTTTTGGAAAAAGATCCGCACCACATGACGCGCCCATCGGTGTCAAAGGCCTTGGCGGAAACCGGCCGTCGGGCGGAGTAGTGCACGTCTCCGAAAATGTCGTTTTCGATCAGGGGGATGTCATGGGACGCCAGGAGTTGGACCAGAGCTTTCTTGTTGGCGTCCGGGATGCAACTTCCCAAAGGATTGTTGAAATTGGAAATCACCACGCAGGCCTGCACGGCGTTGTTTTCCAAGGCGAAGCGCAGGGCTTCGAGACTGATGCCGTCTTTGGGATGGGTGGGGATTTCAAGGGCTTTGAGGCCCAGGTTTTCCAGATATTGAAACACGTCGAAGCAGATGGGGGACTCCACGGCAACGGTGTCCCCGGGGCGGCAGATGGCCTGCAAACAGGCGGAAACCGCCTCGCCGCAGCCGGAGGTGATCACGATTTCGTCGGCGTCCAGGCTGCAGCCGGCATCCATGGCGTGACGGGCGATCTGCTGGCGAAGGGACCTGTTGTCCGAGTGCGGCATATACAGGCCGGCCCGATTGCCCATACGGCGGGCCGCGGACGCCATCAGGCGATTGAGCTGGCGGGTGGCGGTCTGTTCCATGGCCGGATGGGCGGCGCCCAACTGGATCAGCTTGGGATTGAGGGTGTCGTGAATGACAATCCGGGTGATCAACTCGCGCATGCCGACGGTGGTGGGGTCCGGATCGGGATCGGAAAGTTCCGGCGCCGGTGGAGAACTGGGCAGTTTGTGGCTGACAAAAAATCCCGATCTTGGCCGCGGAACCAGCAGCCCCCGCGCCTCCAACAGGTAGTAAGCCTTGAGGATCGTCGAAATGCTGACTTCCCACTGCCGGCTCAATTTGCGCACCGACGGTGCCGCCACTCCCGGACCGAAAACGCCTTCCTCGATCATGCGGGTCAACCGCTCCGCCACCTGCTGGTATTTGGGCGTTTTTTTCATGGGTGCCGCGCCTCCTTTGGAAACAGTACAATATTGTAACTGTTCGACCAGTACAGATCAGTATTTATCATAACTGTACTCATAACAAAACACGTTTTCTGTGGCTGTTATTTCTTTTCAAACGGACGTATAACCCATACCAGATTGTCAAAGTTGTCTTTGATCCGGCGGTCCCGGGCCGGTAGACGTTGTGGCCCGTTATCAACCGATTCTGCTTTATGGGCAGCAACAGGAGGCTGTTATGGATACTCGGCATCAGGTCGCAGAAAAGAACAAACCATTTTGCAAACGATTCATATTTTCCAATTTGAGCAAACCGGAAAAGGTGGTCCATCTGGCCACCGGCCAGGGCTGGGGCGTAAAGGGCAAGCGGGGCCGGCAGACCCTGTATTGCCTTGAAGGGACCGTGTGGGTAACCCAGCAGGGCGACATGCGCGATTACCTGCTGAAAGAGGGCGACGCCTTTGTCGTGAGCCGGCCCGGCCTGGTCATGGCCCGTGCGATGACGCCGGCATCTTTGGGGTATGCCGAAAATTTTATGACGGACACCTGGAATTAAGTTGATCCACCATGCCTGAAAATCGACTGGCCGTGTTGAGCCTGGTCTGCGCCGCCGTTTTCTGGAGCACCAGCGGGGTGTTGATCAAGTTGGTCGCCCTTTCCCCCCTGGCCATTGCCGGCTGGCGAAGCCTGATTGCCGGCATGGTGATCCTCCTGTTGTGCCGCAGGGCCATGCATATCTCCTGGAACCGGGACGTGCTGATCGCCGCGGCCTGCACGGGCCTGTTCTGCATTTCTTTCGTTATCGCCACCAAGTTTACCACGGCCGCCAATGCCATCGTTTTGCAGTATTCCGCGTCGGCCTATGTGGCCATTCTGGCACCCAGGATGCTCAGTGAGCCCACACGGCGGCAGGACTGGTATTTTTTATCCCTGGTGGTCGCCGGTATCGCTCTTTTTTTTCTCGATTCGCTTTCCCTGCGTGGCCTGTTGGGCATTCTGACCGGAGCGGTGGGGGCGCTTTTCTGGGCGGGCGCCATGATTTATCTGCGCAAAGCCCGCCACGGATCCACCGCCTGGCCCATCGCCCTGGGCAATTTCATGGCCGCGGGGTTGTGCCTGCCGTTCATGTTTCGGCAGATGCCGACAGCCACGGACACGCTGGGTCTTGTCGGGCTGGGCGTGGTTTCCCTGGGCATCGGCCATGCCCTGTTTTCCTATGGAATCAAGCGGGTTCGGGCGCTGGAGTCGGTGCTGATTCCTTCCATCGAACCGCTGATCAACCCCATGTGGGTTTTTCTGGCAACCGGAGAGGCGCCCGGCACATGGGCGTTTATCGGCGGAACCCTGGTGCTGGCGGCGGTGACGATGCGTGGTTTGGCCATGGCCGGTGCGGGTCGGGCAACCCTTGCAACGGTGAAGCCGAGCCTTTCAGCCCAAGGCGGATGATGGGGCCGATCACCTGTTTTTGCGGCGTTATTCAGACAACGCGGATTTGACGGTTTCGGCCAATTTATCGATGGTATAGGGTTTCCGCAAGTATTGACCGGCGCCAAGGCGTTGAAGCGCCTTTACCCGGGCGCTTTCGGAAAAACCGCTGACAATGATCGCTTTCTGGCCGGGACGGATTTCAGTGATGCGCCTGTAGGTTTCCAGCCCATCGATGCCCGGGTCCATGATCATGTCCAGTATCACCAGGTCGACCTGATTTTCATTCAGGTATTCCAGCGCTTCTTCCCCTCCGGCCACGGTGATGGGCCGGTACCCCAACCGCTCCAGGATTGAAGCGGCAATCTGCCGCTGCTCCAGAACGTCGTCGACAACAAGGATCGTTTCTCCTGCCCCCTGGTGATTGGCAAGCACAAACGAGGGCTCTTTTTCATCGATTTGCTTGCGGGTTGCCGGAAAAAAGAGGTTAAAGGTCGTACCGGAACCCTTTTCGCTGTGAATGCTGATAAAGCCCTCGTGGTCCTTGACCGCACTCCACACCACGGTCGTCCCTAATCCGGTGCCGCTTTTTCCCATGACCTTTTTGGTGTAAAAGGGCTCGAAAATTCTCTCCTTGTCCTCTTCCGAAATGCCGTGGCCCGTGTCGGCAACCTCGAGCAACACGTAATCGCCTTCTTCGACATCGTCATAATCCTTAAGGGTTCGATCGACGTATCGGTTTTGGGTCGACAGGGTGCAGATGCCTCCGTCGGGCATGGCCTCGCAGGCGTTGATTACAAGATTCATGATGGTTTTTGAAAGATGTACCTCAGATCCCATGATGTTGAGCAGATCGGGCGCAAGACGGGTTTCGATGCGACAGCTCGAATGC
This window of the uncultured Desulfosarcina sp. genome carries:
- a CDS encoding hotdog fold thioesterase — encoded protein: MTDEPHRAAIDAYIQNDAFARFLKAEVEIVAPGHSRVSLTVTEQMTNFHGVTHGGVIFALGDMAFAAASNSRGQVAVALNVSIHFLNPSRVGDRLVAEAKECHLGGRTGLYEITVIEEKTGTLIARSQDLVYRKKKWFVEPESQ
- a CDS encoding PLP-dependent aminotransferase family protein, giving the protein MKKTPKYQQVAERLTRMIEEGVFGPGVAAPSVRKLSRQWEVSISTILKAYYLLEARGLLVPRPRSGFFVSHKLPSSPPAPELSDPDPDPTTVGMRELITRIVIHDTLNPKLIQLGAAHPAMEQTATRQLNRLMASAARRMGNRAGLYMPHSDNRSLRQQIARHAMDAGCSLDADEIVITSGCGEAVSACLQAICRPGDTVAVESPICFDVFQYLENLGLKALEIPTHPKDGISLEALRFALENNAVQACVVISNFNNPLGSCIPDANKKALVQLLASHDIPLIENDIFGDVHYSARRPVSAKAFDTDGRVMWCGSFSKTLSPGLRVGWAAAGRYRSTVAWLKYSVSLAAPTLSQVAVAAFMAEGGYRQHLRRIRRVYRQRLAGLRRAVIRFFPTDIRVTDPAGGYLLWIELPEVVDALKLYRLALNEGIAITPGHLFSTGDRYRNFIRLNAANWSDEALPAIQRLGRVVSEMSRGEQAGSG
- a CDS encoding DUF2917 domain-containing protein; this encodes MDTRHQVAEKNKPFCKRFIFSNLSKPEKVVHLATGQGWGVKGKRGRQTLYCLEGTVWVTQQGDMRDYLLKEGDAFVVSRPGLVMARAMTPASLGYAENFMTDTWN
- a CDS encoding SMP-30/gluconolactonase/LRE family protein; this encodes MKSKTILLLVFCGMLAVALVVFRLHSLWHFRSIEPVVPGDCTVVSGLVGVEDIAVDPHSGLAYLSVCDRRAVAAGQPPNGGIWVYDLNVNDPVPLQLETGLGDDFQPHGIDLLFGPSGAVGLFVVNHGQGRHTVELFDINGGQLAHRKTVQDPLIVSPNDVTAVAGNRFYVTNDHGSHGAFGKTLEDYLGLKRSGVVYYDGNRCRNVAGGIGYANGIALGPGGSSVYVCACSEGTVREYGRDAGSGALALKQTVACGTAVDNVDVDASGALWIGAHPKPLKFARHARSARHRSPSEVIRLTPRPDGTFEQQTVYLDDGNQLSGCSVAVAFRDRLLVGSVFEPFFLDWRLNP
- a CDS encoding enoyl-CoA hydratase, translated to MERTIMVPPVLFEVDHQTAVITLNRPERRNAINQQLLVHLYDALDAVAGREDIRVAIITGNGPSFCAGLDLEAIGRENLFDPRGDGSDLPDLMRACKKPIIAAVNGHAITGGFELALNCDFIIAAENAQFADTHARVGIHPGWGMTQLLQQTVGQRRAKQISFACQPVYAHTALAWGLVNEILPGEQLLERAKTIAAQIVQTDPQLLSIIKTLIENRNHGPLDQAFDQERNGLRKFLREKIRQFKGAGATEALKKE
- a CDS encoding glycerophosphodiester phosphodiesterase family protein; its protein translation is MLNHLPKPLIMAHRGCSSHYPENTLAAFRAAIAAGAHMVELDVNLSRDRQLIVIHDESVDRTTDGSGPVCAHTATQLGRLDAGSWFDPRFAGERVPTLAQVLEALKGRIGVNIEIKPEAFEAHGPQDAVERQVWELVQAMGMQADVLVSSFEWQALERLRNLDAGIALGLLSDVPANDSLFHWYRRVRGFSWHPDYRVLTPSQVKTLHNMGAKVFPYAVDGKIDAAGMLAMGVDGLILDDPREVPADCQPTAGHPDAVEKN
- a CDS encoding DUF1786 family protein, encoding MGRYLMLDIGAGTMDMLCFDTDQDLHYKAVVRSPVRVLADEIRQSRGNLVATGVEMGGGPVSQALIERTQTNEVVMSTSAAATIHHDVEKVTAHGIRVVADDEAEGLIGNPDFSSIRSGDLQIERIRRLVKGLGLPFSFDAVAICAQDHGVPPAGVSHLDFRHQMFTAVLEKEPTPHTLLYRSDEVPVEMNRLKSIAEDARSLPADRIYVMDSGMAAILGASKDILASGMQRLLVLDIATSHTVGAALEDGVLCGFFEYHTRDVTVERLDRLLEDLPDGKLSHRQILEEGGHGAYSRSAFGYDQVQRILATGPRRRMAASSALPIVFGAPWGDNMMTGTVGLLEAVRRREGLPELCYL
- a CDS encoding divergent polysaccharide deacetylase family protein; this encodes MDRRTFLAKSAGLLFGGIFATHIPAAAEIFMPPKAADPRIALIIDDIGFNLTRAEQFLTAGIPITFSILPRLCCSEASARALHDSGHEIMLHQPMEPFSTRVDPGPGAIFVDDRPEQVRDVVAENIATLPHIVGVNNHMGSRYTQLPRKMDQALDAVRANDLFFVDSLTTGHSTAFARARQMGVDTIRRDLFLDTQRNEKAVFGQMKRLGKIASKYGRAIGIGHPRPETLAGIQRFLETPESENVRFTYISQLL
- a CDS encoding DMT family transporter, whose product is MPENRLAVLSLVCAAVFWSTSGVLIKLVALSPLAIAGWRSLIAGMVILLLCRRAMHISWNRDVLIAAACTGLFCISFVIATKFTTAANAIVLQYSASAYVAILAPRMLSEPTRRQDWYFLSLVVAGIALFFLDSLSLRGLLGILTGAVGALFWAGAMIYLRKARHGSTAWPIALGNFMAAGLCLPFMFRQMPTATDTLGLVGLGVVSLGIGHALFSYGIKRVRALESVLIPSIEPLINPMWVFLATGEAPGTWAFIGGTLVLAAVTMRGLAMAGAGRATLATVKPSLSAQGG